AATAATTCTTGGTGGTAAACACAAAGGTGAATCATATGCAAACTTAATGGATCTATTGACTCAATTAACAGGAGTTGTAGTTTTTGGCGAAGATAGAAAAAAAATCATAGCAGAATTAAACAAACTAAGACCTATACCACTTCCGGCTGTTAATGTTAAAGGAGCTGTTATTGCTGCATTTCATATTGCCAAACCAGGCGGAATAGTACTATTTAGTCCAGGCGGATCAAGTTTTGACCAGTTTAAAAACTTTGAAGAGCGAGGCGAAGCTTTTAAAGCTGAATGCCTTGCATTTAAAGAAGAATATGACAAAGCACCACGCCTTTGAACCTACTGTTATAATTTTTTGTTCGTTTATACTGGTTTTTATTGGTTTAGTAGAGACATGGAGTGCTTCTAATTATTTTTTCTTTCAGCATTTTGGTAAACCAAACTTTTTACTTGAAAGATATTTAATATATATAGTTGTCTCATTTTTTGTTGGATTGTTCTTTTACAAGATAAACCCTCAAAAATTAAGACAATTGATACCTCTTTTTTTAAGCTTAGCTATTGTGTTTCTTATTGCACTTCATTTAGGTTTTGGTGTGAATATTAGGGGTGCTGTCAGATGGTTTAATTTTGGTATCTTTTCTTTTGAACCAACAGAATTTGCACGTTTTGCATTTATTTTATATCTAGCAGATTTTATTGATCGCAAATACGAATCATTAAACGATTTAAATGTAATTTTACCCCTTTTTTTAGTTTTTGGTATTATAGCTTTGTTAATTATTTCTCAACCAGACATTGGTGGTGCATTTCTGTTTTGTCTTGTAGTTCTTCTTGTGCTTTATATTTTTGGTTTAAGGACGAGCTATATAGGTATTATTTTGGCTTTAGGCGTTATAGTTTTTTCGTTAGTTTTTTTAGTTCACCCAGAACGTTTACAGAGACTTAGCAGTTTTATACATAATAATCACCTTCCCTACCAGGTGCATCAAGGCTTCATTGCACTTGCCGGAGGTGGCTTATTTGGAAGAGGTATTGGCAATGGAAGTTTTAAAAGTTTATTTTTACCTGATGCTTACAATGATTTTATTATTGCTTCCATTGGTGAAGATCTGGGTTTTTTAGGTGTATTGCTTGTTATAATACTATTATTTTTGCTTATTTACTCAATATTTTCTATTGCAAACAAACTGGATAATTACTATGAAAAAGCTTTCGTTTTTGGTACCGGATTTTTATTTTCCATACAAATATTAATAAATCTTTTTAGCGTTTTTCATTTAATACCTACAAAAGGCACAGTATTGCCTTTTGTAAGTTATGGTGGTTCAAGTTTGGTTGTAAACGCAATGTTTATTGGTGCAGTTTTAGGCTTATCAAGAAAATTATAATTTGCAAATATAAATTTTTACTGTAAAATATAATACGTGGAAAAGTTGGAATTTTTTACAAAAAAAATAATTAACCTTTATTTTATAAGGCATCCAGAAGTTGAAAACGCTTCAATGATGGTATTTAATGGATCCAGAGATGTCGATTTGTCGGAAAATGGAATAATACAGGCACAAAAATTAAAAGAATTTTTTATGTATAAAAATATAAAAAAAATATTTTCAAGTCCCCTTAAAAGATGCCTGAAAACCGCTAAAATTATACAGGATGGCTTAAATTGTGAGCTAATAGTAGACAACAGACTACAAGAGAGAAATTTTGGTATTTTTGAATCACTTAGCTGGAAAGAAATAGAACAAAAATATCCGCTTGAAGCATTAAGTTTTTTAAAAGATCCATTTAATTTTAAAATAAAAAATGGCGAGAGTTTTTTTGATGTATACAATCGCGTTAACAGCTTTTTGAGCGAGTTTGATTTTGAAAAAGATACTTTAATTGTAGCGCATGGTGGAATAAATAGAGTTTTAATAAAGTATTTTATGGATCTAAAAGATGAAAAGATTTTATCTGTTTCGCAGGATTTTGCGTGCATAAACCATTTTTTAACAGATGGCAATTTCTTTTTGGCAAAACTTATAAACGGTGTTATATGATTGGTATATTTGATTCTGGTGTTGGAGGCTTAACTGTAATAAAACCGTTAATTAAATATTTTAAAAGTGATATAATTTACCTTGGTGATACTGCAAGAGTACCATATGGAAACAAATCTAAAGAAACAGTTATTAAATACTCTATAGAAAATACAAAATTCTTGTTAAGCAAAGGTGTTGATTTTATAATTGTAGCATGTAATACTGCATCAAGTCTTGCAATAGATACCTTAAGAAGTATCTTTAATGTACCTATATATGGCGTTGTGGAATCTACAGCAAAAGTGGCCTGTCAATTTGACTCTATAGCTGTAATTGGAACAAAAGCAACTATTGAAAGTAATGCTTATGAAAAAACAATAAAAATGTTTAATCAAAATGCGAGTGTGCAACAAAAAGCGTGCCCTTTATTTGTACCTCTAATTGAAGAAGGACTAATTGACGATGATATAACAAAATTAGTAGCCAAACGCTATTTAAATGGTATCCAAGCACAAGCACTCGTGCTTGGGTGTACTCATTATCCATTAATCAAGCATATAATAAAAGAAATTGTTCCTAATGCTCAAATTATTGATTCTGGCACATCTATTATCAATACAATTGATAAAAACATGTTAAAAGGAAGTGGTAAAATCGAATTTTACGCAACAGATTCACCAGAAAATTTTTCTAAAATTGGTAAACTTTTTTTAGGTGAAAATTTCAATGGAGTTAAATTGGTTGATTTAGAGGAATTATGATAGCAGTAATAGATTATGATGCAGGAAATGTTGCATCTGTTACAAAAGCAATTGAAAAAGTTGGTTATAAGGCTTGCTTAACAAAAGATCCAAAAATAATTAAAGCATCAAGTGGTGTAGTTTTACCTGGAGTTGGAGCTTTTGGCGATTGCATGGATAAGCTTAGAAAGTACAATTTAATAGACACCATACTTGAAAGCATTGAATCAAAAAAACCATTTTTAGGCATATGTGTAGGGTTTCAATTGCTTTTTGAAGAAGGTTTTGAATTTGGTATTCACAAAGGGTTTGGTATATTTAAAGGCTCATGTGTAAAATTTATACCAAACAAAACCTATAAAGTACCCCATATGGGCTGGAATACTGTTTATTATACCAAACAATGTAATTTATTTGACGGTATCAATAATAACTCTTACTTTTATTTTGTACACTCTTACTTTACCGATTCTGATGATAATTGCGTTGCCAAAACTGACTACAGTTGCACATTTACGAGTGCAAGTCAAAAAGACAATGTATTTGGCGTTCAGTTTCATCCAGAAAAAAGTCAAACTTTGGGTCTTAGAATATATAAAAATTTCTGCAATATGTGTGAAGAAAAATGTTAGTTGTGCCAGCTATTGATCTAATTGATTCAAAAGTAGTAAGACTAACAAAAGGTAAAGCCGAAAGCGCGAAAGAATACAGTCAAAATCCTCTTGAGTTTGCATTGTATTTTGAATCACTTGGGTTTAAAAGAATCCATATTGTTGATTTAGATGCTGCATTTAACAGGGGTAATAATTTAGATATAATTTACAAAATTGCAAAAAATTCCAATATAGAATTAGAAGTTGGTGGTGGAATAAGAAATTTTGATATAGCACAAAAAATAATAGATTCAGGTGTGAAAAGAATTGTAATTGGGAGCCTTCCATTTAAAAATAAAGCTGAATTCGAAAAAATTTTAAAATCCTTTTTAAAATACATTGTAATAGGTGTTGATATAGAAAATAATAAAGTAAAAATCTCAGGTTGGGAAGAAGAAACGCAAGTTGATTGTGTAGATTTTCTCAAACAGGCTCTAGACTTGGGTATAAGTGAGGCAATTGTAACTGATATTTCAAAAGACGGCATGCTAAGCGGGATAGATGAAAATTTTTATGCCCAAATTGCAAAAAAAAGTTCAATGGATATAATAGCATCAGGTGGCATAAAAAACATAGATGATCTAATGCGCTTAAAAAAACATGAAAAAGATGGCTTAATTGGCGCTATAATAGGCAAAGCGATATATGAAGGCACAATTGATTTAAGCCAGATACACGGGGGACAATTATGAAGCTAATAACACTTGTAGAAAATACATCAACAGGTGGCACATTAAAAGCAGAACATGGTTTAAGTGTGCTCATTGAGTCAGAAAACTCTCGAGTACTTTTTGATACTGGTCAAAGCGATTGTATTATACATAATGCAAAAACACTTAATGTAAATTTACAAAACATAGATAAAATTGTGCTAAGCCACGGCCATTACGACCATGTCGGTGGCCTGAAGTATGTATTGCAATATGCAAAAGCACCAATTATAGCCCACCCAGAAATATTTAGAAAGAGATACTCTAAAAAAGGTGATAAATTAAGATACATAGGCATAGAAGACAAAAGTTTTTTTGAACATTTAGGTGCACATTTTGAATTTAGCACAAAGCCTCAACAAGTTAGTAAAAATATTTATACAACAGGCTTTGTAGAGCTAAAAACAGATTTTGAAGAAGT
The sequence above is drawn from the Desulfurella sp. genome and encodes:
- the murI gene encoding glutamate racemase; this encodes MIGIFDSGVGGLTVIKPLIKYFKSDIIYLGDTARVPYGNKSKETVIKYSIENTKFLLSKGVDFIIVACNTASSLAIDTLRSIFNVPIYGVVESTAKVACQFDSIAVIGTKATIESNAYEKTIKMFNQNASVQQKACPLFVPLIEEGLIDDDITKLVAKRYLNGIQAQALVLGCTHYPLIKHIIKEIVPNAQIIDSGTSIINTIDKNMLKGSGKIEFYATDSPENFSKIGKLFLGENFNGVKLVDLEEL
- the hisH gene encoding imidazole glycerol phosphate synthase subunit HisH, which translates into the protein MIAVIDYDAGNVASVTKAIEKVGYKACLTKDPKIIKASSGVVLPGVGAFGDCMDKLRKYNLIDTILESIESKKPFLGICVGFQLLFEEGFEFGIHKGFGIFKGSCVKFIPNKTYKVPHMGWNTVYYTKQCNLFDGINNNSYFYFVHSYFTDSDDNCVAKTDYSCTFTSASQKDNVFGVQFHPEKSQTLGLRIYKNFCNMCEEKC
- a CDS encoding MBL fold metallo-hydrolase; translated protein: MKLITLVENTSTGGTLKAEHGLSVLIESENSRVLFDTGQSDCIIHNAKTLNVNLQNIDKIVLSHGHYDHVGGLKYVLQYAKAPIIAHPEIFRKRYSKKGDKLRYIGIEDKSFFEHLGAHFEFSTKPQQVSKNIYTTGFVELKTDFEEVDKDFVFESNGQYIKDDVPDDLSLVLDLKEGLFVVFGCAHRGIINIINHCENTFNKKVIGFIGGTHLGPASKFQKEKTVETLKTMQQLKIIGPSHCTGIAMTCALANEFPDKIIYNNVGTVIDLGD
- the hisA gene encoding 1-(5-phosphoribosyl)-5-[(5-phosphoribosylamino)methylideneamino]imidazole-4-carboxamide isomerase, producing the protein MLVVPAIDLIDSKVVRLTKGKAESAKEYSQNPLEFALYFESLGFKRIHIVDLDAAFNRGNNLDIIYKIAKNSNIELEVGGGIRNFDIAQKIIDSGVKRIVIGSLPFKNKAEFEKILKSFLKYIVIGVDIENNKVKISGWEEETQVDCVDFLKQALDLGISEAIVTDISKDGMLSGIDENFYAQIAKKSSMDIIASGGIKNIDDLMRLKKHEKDGLIGAIIGKAIYEGTIDLSQIHGGQL
- a CDS encoding histidine phosphatase family protein, whose product is MEKLEFFTKKIINLYFIRHPEVENASMMVFNGSRDVDLSENGIIQAQKLKEFFMYKNIKKIFSSPLKRCLKTAKIIQDGLNCELIVDNRLQERNFGIFESLSWKEIEQKYPLEALSFLKDPFNFKIKNGESFFDVYNRVNSFLSEFDFEKDTLIVAHGGINRVLIKYFMDLKDEKILSVSQDFACINHFLTDGNFFLAKLINGVI
- a CDS encoding FtsW/RodA/SpoVE family cell cycle protein, which encodes MTKHHAFEPTVIIFCSFILVFIGLVETWSASNYFFFQHFGKPNFLLERYLIYIVVSFFVGLFFYKINPQKLRQLIPLFLSLAIVFLIALHLGFGVNIRGAVRWFNFGIFSFEPTEFARFAFILYLADFIDRKYESLNDLNVILPLFLVFGIIALLIISQPDIGGAFLFCLVVLLVLYIFGLRTSYIGIILALGVIVFSLVFLVHPERLQRLSSFIHNNHLPYQVHQGFIALAGGGLFGRGIGNGSFKSLFLPDAYNDFIIASIGEDLGFLGVLLVIILLFLLIYSIFSIANKLDNYYEKAFVFGTGFLFSIQILINLFSVFHLIPTKGTVLPFVSYGGSSLVVNAMFIGAVLGLSRKL